Proteins from a genomic interval of Nocardioides jishulii:
- a CDS encoding ECF transporter S component: MSGATETSTAPAPVTDPRMRIGPRSALVLVLVSVVGLMMLGWPLLLDAPADGTRVDPPFLFIALMPLLLVMVLAEMTEGGMDARTLAILGLLSAINGVLRGLGAGVAGVELIFFLMVLAGRVFGPAFGFVLGCTSLFVSALFTAGVGPWLPFQMLVAGWVGMGAGLLPRAQGRREIALLVAYGVFAAYAYGLLMNLWGWPLALGIQVPGYEATELSFVSGAPLLENLQRFGLYTLVTSTGGWDTGRAVTNAVAIAVVGPAVLSTLRRAARRATVVRVAAP; the protein is encoded by the coding sequence GTGAGCGGCGCGACGGAGACCTCGACGGCCCCGGCGCCCGTCACCGACCCCCGGATGCGGATCGGTCCGCGCTCGGCTCTCGTGCTGGTCCTGGTCTCGGTGGTCGGCCTGATGATGCTCGGCTGGCCCTTGCTGCTCGACGCCCCCGCCGACGGGACACGCGTCGACCCGCCCTTCCTCTTCATCGCCCTGATGCCCCTGCTGCTGGTGATGGTGCTTGCCGAGATGACCGAGGGCGGGATGGACGCCCGCACGCTGGCGATCCTCGGCCTGCTCTCGGCGATCAACGGCGTGCTGCGTGGACTGGGCGCGGGCGTGGCGGGAGTCGAGTTGATCTTCTTCCTGATGGTGCTGGCCGGACGAGTCTTCGGGCCGGCGTTCGGCTTCGTGCTGGGATGCACCTCGCTCTTCGTCTCCGCGCTCTTCACCGCGGGCGTCGGCCCGTGGTTGCCCTTCCAGATGCTGGTCGCCGGCTGGGTCGGCATGGGCGCCGGGTTGTTGCCGCGGGCCCAGGGGCGCCGCGAGATCGCGCTGCTGGTGGCCTACGGGGTCTTCGCCGCCTACGCCTACGGGCTGCTGATGAACCTGTGGGGCTGGCCGCTGGCCCTGGGCATCCAGGTGCCCGGCTACGAGGCGACCGAGCTCTCCTTCGTCTCCGGTGCCCCGCTCCTGGAGAACCTCCAGCGCTTCGGGCTCTACACGCTGGTCACCTCGACCGGCGGCTGGGACACCGGGCGGGCGGTCACCAACGCCGTCGCCATCGCCGTGGTGGGACCGGCCGTGCTGTCGACGCTGCGTCGCGCCGCCCGTCGGGCCACGGTCGTC